The following are encoded together in the Peromyscus leucopus breed LL Stock chromosome 1, UCI_PerLeu_2.1, whole genome shotgun sequence genome:
- the Cic gene encoding protein capicua homolog isoform X7 — protein MYSAHRPLIPASGAASRGLGMFVWTNVEPRSVAVFPWHSLVPFLAPSQPDPSVQPSEAQQPASHPVASNQSKEPAESAAVAHEQSPGGAGSADPGRPPGATCPESPGPGPPLTLGGVDPGKSLPPATEEEAPGPPGEPRLDSETESDHDDAFLSIMSPEIQLPLPPGKRRTQSLSALPKERDSSSEKDGRSPNKREKDHIRRPMNAFMIFSKRHRALVHQRHPNQDNRTVSKILGEWWYALGPKEKQKYHDLAFQVKEAHFKAHPDWKWCNKDRKKSSSEAKPTSLGLAGGHKETRERSMSETGTAAAPGVSSELLSVAAQTLLTSDTKPPGSGPCGTERLHTVGGPGSARPRAFSHSGVHSLDAGEVDSQALQELTQMVSGPTSYSGPKPSPQYGAPGSFAAPGEGGTLATSGRPPLLPSRASRSQRAASEDMTSDEERMVICEEEGDDDVIADDSFGTTDIDLKCKERVTDSESGDSSGEDPEGNKGFGRKVFSPVIRSSFTHCRPTLDPEPPGPPDPPAAFSKGYGPTPSSSSSPASTSVSTSFSLGSGTFKTQESGQGGTAVPLRPPPPGVGGPTTPSKTTRFLPTDPGTFRRKRPESVGSLEAPGPSVIAAPPSVGGNILQTLVLPPSKEEREGSGTRVPSTPAPSLAYGAPAAPLSRPAATMVTNVVRPVSSTPVPIASKPFPTSGRAEASSNDTGARTEMGTGSRVPGGSPLGVSLVYSDKKSAAATSPAPHLVAGPLLGTVGKAPATVTNLLVGTPGYGAPASSAVQFIAQGAPGSVTPAGSGASAGSGPNGPVPLGILQPGALGKAGGITQVQYILPTLPQQLQVAPAPAPPPGTKAAAPSGPAPTTSIRFTLPPGTSTNGKVLAATAPTAGIPILQSVPSAPPPKAQSVSPVQATPSGGSAQLLPGKVLVPLAAPSMPVRGAGAGQPLPLVSSPFSVPVQNGAQQPSKIIQLTPVPVSTPSGLVPPLSPATMPGPTSQPQKVLLPSSTRITYVQSAGGHTLPLGTSPACSQAGTVTSYGPTSSVALGFTSLGPSGPAFVQPLLSAGQAPLLAPGQVGVSPVPSPQLPPACTAPGGPVITAFYPGSPAPTSAPLGPPSQAPPSLVYTVATSTPPPAAAILPKGPAASATATPAPTSPFSSTTAGSMTYSLVAPKAQRPSPKAPQKVKAAIASIPVGSFESGATGRPGPTSRQSLDSGAAREPAAPESELDGQPTPPVPPPPPETWPPAARSSPPLPLPAEERPGTKGPETASKFPSSSSDWRVPGLGLESRGEPPTPPSPAPAPATVPSGSSSGSSEGSSGRAAGETPERKEVTSSGKKMKVRPPPLKKTFDSVDRVLSEVDFEERFAELPEFRPEEVLPSPTLQSLATSPRAILGSYRKKRKNSTDLDSAPEDPTSPKRKMRRRSSCSSEPNTPKSAKCEGDIFTFDRTGTETEDVLGELEYEKVPYSSLRRTLDQRRALVMQLFQDHGFFPSAQATAAFQARYADIFPSKVCLQLKIREVRQKIMQAATPTEQPPGAEAPLSGPPPTGMAATPVPTPSPAGCPDPTSPGSDSGTAQAAPPLPPPPEPGPGQPGWEGASQPSPPPSGPSTAATGR, from the exons ATGTACTCGGCCCACAGGCCCCTGATACCCGCGTCCGGCGCGGCCTCTCGTGGCCTCGGCATGTTCG TGTGGACAAATGTGGAACCTCGTTCTGTGGCTGTGTTCCCCTGGCACTCTTTGGTCCCCTTTCTGGCACCCAGCCAGCCAGACCCCTCTGTCCAGCCTAGTGAGGCCCAGCAACCTGCCAGCCACCCTGTGGCCTCCAACCAGAGCAAAG AACCTGCTGAATCAGCTGCTGTTGCTCATGAGCAGTCACCAGGAGGGGCAGGGAGTGCTGACCCTGGGCGGCCCCCTGGAGCCACATGCCCTGAGAGCCCAGGGCCTGGACCTCCACTCACTTTGGGGGGTGTGGATCCTGGTAAAAGTCTTCCCCCCGCTACTGAGGAGGAGGCCCCTGGCCCCCCAGGAGAGCCTCGGCTGGATAGCGAGACAGAGAGTGACCATGATGATGC CTTCCTCTCCATCATGTCTCCTGAGATtcagctgcctctgccacccgGAAAGCGCCGGACCCAGTCCCTGAGTGCCCTGCCCAAGGAACGAGACTCATCTTCTGAGAAGGATGGACGAAGTCCTAACAAG CGGGAGAAGGATCACATCCGTCGGCCCATGAATGCCTTTATGATCTTCAGCAAGCGGCACCGGGCCTTGGTCCACCAGCGGCACCCCAACCAGGATAACCGGACCGTCAGCAAGATCCTGGGAGAGTGGTGGTATGCCCTGGGGCCCAAGGAGAAGCAGAAATACCACGATCTGGCCTTCCAG GTGAAAGAGGCCCACTTCAAGGCCCACCCAGATTGGAAGTGGTGCAACAAGGACCGAAAGAAGTCCAGCTCAGAGGCCAAGCCCACGAGCCTGGGGCTGGCAGGAGGGCACAAGGAGACGCGGGAACGGAGCATGTCGGAGACGGGAACTGCTGCTGCCCCTGGGG TGTCTTCTGAGCTCCTGTCCGTTGCAGCCCAGACACTCCTGACCTCGGACACCAAGCCTCCAGGGAGTGGCCCCTGTGGAACAGAACGGCTGCACACGGTTGGGGGACCTGGTTCGGCCCGACCTAGAGCCTTCTCCCACAGCGGCGTGCACAGTCTTGACGCTGGGGAAGTCGACAGCCAGGCACTACAAGAACTGACCCAG ATGGTGTCTGGCCCCACGTCGTACTCCGGCCCAAAGCCTTCCCCCCAGTATGGCGCTCCAGGATCTTTTGCAGCTCCTGGTGAAGGAGGTACCTTGGCCACTAGTGGGCGGCCCCCACTGTTGCCCTCTCGAGCCTCTCGTTCCCAGCGTGCTGCCAGTGAGGACATGACCAGTGATGAGGAACGTATGGTCATCtgtgaggaagaaggggatgATGATGTCATTG CTGATGACAGTTTCGGCACCACTGACATTGACCTCAAGTGTAAGGAACGGGTGACTGACAGTGAGAGTGGAGACAGCTCTGGGGAGGACCCAGAGGGCAACAAG GGCTTTGGCCGTAAGGTGTTCTCACCTGTCATCCGCTCCTCTTTTACCCATTGCCGTCCAACCCTGGACCCTGAGCCTCCAGGGCCCCCGGATCCACCTGCAGCCTTCAGCAAAGGCTATGGTCccaccccatcttcctcctcctcacctgcTTCCACTTCAGTCTCCACCTCCTTTTCACTGGGCTCTGGGACCTTTAAGACCCAGGAGTCTGGTCAGGGCGGCACAGCAGTCCCACTACGGCCCCCACCTCCTGGAGTTGGGGGTCCAACAACACCTTCCAAAACCACTCGGTTTCTTCCGACGGATCCTGGCACCTTCCGGCGCAAGAGACCCGAAAGTGTTGGTAGCCTGGAGGCACCAGGCCCCTCAGTCATTGCAGCACCTCCCAGTGTGGGAGGAAACATTCTGCAGACACTGGTTCTGCCTCCAAGCAAGGAGGAACGGGAGGGCAGTGGTACACGAGTGCCCTCAACCCCGGCCCCATCACTGGCCTATGGGGCCCCAGCAGCCCCTCTGTCCCGCCCTGCTGCCACCATGGTCACCAATGTGGTCCGGCCTGTCAGCAGCACTCCTGTGCCCATTGCCTCTAAGCCCTTTCCCACCTCTGGCCGGGCTGAGGCGTCTTCAAATGACACAGGTGCCAGGACTGAAATGGGCACTGGGTCTCGGGTGCCTGGGGGGTCCCCATTGGGTGTCAGTTTAGTGTATTCAGATAAGAAGTCAGCAGCCGCCACCTCACCGGCCCCACACTTGGTAGCTGGTCCCCTGCTGGGCACTGTGGGGAAGGCACCTGCTACTGTCACCAACCTGCTGGTGGGTACCCCAGGCTATGGGGCTCCTGCATCGTCTGCTGTTCAGTTTATTGCCCAGGGAGCCCCAGGCAGTGTGACCCCTGCAGGCTCAGGAGCAAGTGCTGGGAGTGGCCCCAATGGGCCAGTACCCCTGGGCATCCTGCAGCCGGGTGCCCTAGGCAAGGCTGGGGGAATCACCCAGGTGCAGTACATCCTGCCCACACTGCCCCAGCAGCTTCAAGTGGCACCCGCCCCAGCACCACCCCCTGGGACCAAGGCAGCAGCTCCCAGTGGCCCTGCACCCACCACCAGCATCCGTTTCACTCTCCCTCCGGGCACCTCGACCAACGGAAAGGTCTTGGCTGCCACTGCGCCCACTGCTGGCATCCCTATCCTGCAGTCTGTACCTTCCGCCCCACCCCCTAAAG CCCAGTCAGTTTCTCCTGTCCAGGCCACGCCCTCAGGTGGCTCAGCCCAGCTGCTTCCTGGGAAGGTGCTAGTCCCACTGGCTGCCCCGAGCATGCCAGTTCGAGGGGCAGGGGCTGGCCAGCCACTGCCCCTGGTCAGCTCACCTTTCTCAGTACCTGTCCAAAATGGTGCCCAGCAACCCAGCAAG ATTATCCAGCTGACTCCTGTGCCTGTGAGCACACCTAGCGGTCTGGTGCCACCCCTGAGCCCAGCCACAATGCCAGGACCCACATCACAGCCTCAGAAGGTCCTGTTGCCCTCTTCCACAAG AATCACTTATGTGCAGTCAGCAGGTGGCCACACTCTGCCTCTGGGTACCAGTCCTGCATGCAGTCAGGCTGGAACAGTGACCTCATACGGGCCCACCAGCTCTGTAGCTCTGGGCTTCACATCGTTGGGGCCCAGTGGTCCTGCCTTTGTACAGCCCCTGCTCTCAG CAGGCCAAGCTCCATTGCTGGCTCCTGGCCAGGTGGGCGTGTCGCCTGTGCCTAGCCCCCAGTTGCCTCCTGCCTGCACAGCCCCTGGAGGCCCTGTCATAACGGCGTTTTACCCTGGCAGCCCTGCACCCACCTCAGCACCCCTGGGCCCACCTTCCCAAGCTCctccaagcctggtctacactgtggCCACCAGCACCCCCCCACCTGCTGCTGCCATTCTGCCCAAGGGCCCGGCAGCCTCTGCCACTGCCACTCCAGCCCCCACTAGTCCTTTCTCGAGTACCACAG CAGGCTCCATGACCTACAGCTTAGTGGCTCCCAAGGCCCAGCGGCCCAGTCCAAAGGCCCCCCAGAAGGTGAAGGCAGCCATCGCCAGCATTCCCGTGGGGTCTTTTGAATCGGGTGCCACTGGGCGGCCTGGACCTACATCCCGACAGTCTCTGGACTCTGGCGCAGCCCGAGAGCCAGCTGCTCCAGAATCCGAGCTTGATGGGCAGCCCACACCCCcagtccccccacctcccccagagACGTGGCCTCCTGCTGCTCGGAGCagcccacccctacccctgcctGCTGAGGAGCGACCTGGCACCAAAGGCCCTGAGACT GCCAGCAAATTCCCCAGCTCATCTTCAGACTGGCGAGTCCctgggctgggcctggagagTCGTGGGGagcctcccactccccccagcccagctcctgctccagccacaGTCCCTAGTGgaagcagcagtggcagcagtgaGGGCAGTAGTGGGAGGGCAGCTGGGGAAACACCTGAGCGCAAAGAAGTGACTAGTTCTGGCAAGAAGATGAAGGTGCGGCCCCCACCCCTGAAGAAGACCTTTGACTCTGTGGACAG GGTCCTGTCAGAAGTGGACTTTGAAGAACGGTTTGCTGAGCTACCCGAGTTTCGGCCAGAGGAGGTGCTGCCTTCACCCACCCTGCAGTCTCTGGCCACCTCGCCTCGGGCCATCCTTGGCTCCTACcgcaagaagaggaagaattccACTG ACTTGGACTCGGCGCCTGAGGACCCCACCTCACCCAAGCGCAAGATGAGGAGACGGTCGAGCTGCAGCTCAGAGCCCAACACCCCCAAGAGTGCCAAGTGCGAGGGTGACATCTTCACCTTCGACCGCACAG GTACTGAAACTGAGGATGTGCTAGGAGAGCTGGAGTATGAGAAAGTACCCTACTCATCACTGCGGCGCACCCTGGACCAACGCCGGGCCCTGGTCATGCAGCTCTTCCAGGATCATGGCTTCTTCCCATCAG CCCAGGCCACAGCAGCCTTCCAAGCCCGCTATGCAGACATTTTCCCATCCAAGGTGTGTCTGCAATTGAAGATCCGAGAGGTCCGCCAGAAGATCATGCAGGCGGCCACTCCCACAGAGCAGCCCCCTGGGGCTGAGGCCCCTCTCTCTGGACCACCCCCTACTGGCATGGCTGCTACTCCTGTCCCTACTCCCAGCCCTGCTGGGTGCCCTGaccccacctctccaggctcGGACTCTGGCACTGCCCAAGCTGCCCCGCCACTGCCTCCACCCCCAGAGCCTGGGCCTGGACAGCCTGGCTGGGAGGGGGCTTCCcaaccctccccacctccctctggcCCCTCTACAGCTGCCACAGGCAGGTGA